CGTCGGTCTTCAAAGAGCTGATCCTGCTCCTGTGATGCTCGTGAAGTACAGCCTGCATgcaatgaaaacagaaaactaCAATGGCCGTTTTAGGATGTTTCGCGTGCAATTTCTCTCTATTCTCTATTTTTACCTGAAGTCTGAAACTAAAGGAGACGGCAGAGAATTCAACTATTCTCTGCCATCAATTCCAAGTGCACTTTGTCAGTTTGAATAACCTTGAAGTTTCTGAAATCAAAGTACCTTCAGTTTGATACTGGTCTGTATTCTTgatttatatactgtatttgaGTGGAATACCATTTTCCTGCATGCAGAAATtcttaatgatttatttatttttacgtgTATCATTTTTTTAGTTATATTTATTGATAATTTATCCACGATAGACATATAAACTATTAAATGAATACAACATCTGTTTAACATGTTGGATATTTCTGAAGTGCAGTATACAATTTATATTGGAAACATTGCTTACTTGTTTCACAGATtaatattagtttaaaaaaatgctaaacGTCATGCTTTCAGGGAGGGAAAATAGAGATCTTGACTTCTAAATGCGGTGTTTGTCCATAATCTAGAGAGTAAAGTGTCTGAAAACTATTGTAATCTCTTGTATAAATATTGAGCTTTGCCTTGTGGAGAAAACCTGATCATTTAATTAACCTGGCTCTTGTGGGTACCCATCAACGTGAGTTTCTACAGGACTACAGAAGTGAGATTTGAAGTGTAACTCACCCCGGTCCTTTCATCCACCATTTTCAGTCCATTCTCAGAAACTTTCAACCAGACCCTCTGCTTGTGTTTCCCCTGTCTCCTTGCTGCTGCCTCAAAGCCCTGAGGGGTATTACAACAGGTGGTAGTGATTTGGAGTCAGGAACTTGGCTCCAATTTCAAGTTTGAAGTGTGGTATCTCAGAGCAGACACattcaaaaggaaaacaacatgtcttttttttcttcaccttctCCATACAGTATTTTGCCTGTGCTTGACATAATCACTAGGGGGCGCAAACACATCATCTGACTGTGAagagccttttttcttcctcacagATTCACCTCCAGTTCcccattctattttttttagtaaaaagCTGGATGCACATTCCCACTGGATTATGCAAAGTCCTTTGGGATTCATACCAGGAGTTTCCCACGAGATCACTGATATGTCAAGTGTGGGCAGGATGTCAGATACACCAGAATCCCACTTATGCAACAGGGATTTTCCCAGAACTTCTTTTACTTCCAAGGAAGCTAACAGGTCTGTCATATCAATCTCCAAATTGatcaaaattatttaaaatgtccaaTTTTCAACTCCTAGGGGACCTTTGTTGTATCAAATACTGACTAAAAGCCCaaataatgacaacaacaactggATGAGTTCAAATAAAATGCCGTAGAGACATTGATGATCCCCTGAGAAGGAACCGTACTGTCGCCAAGGATCCCTTCCCGGTTGACAGTTTCTGGGATTTCATCTATATCAGACGAGGTGCTACGCAAAATTGGACAACTTTGATAACCTTCTGACTTTTGAGACTCTTTGTCTCAAAGCCCGTTCTTCTCACTCCCAAAGCGGCGTGTGACGCAGCTTGGTCAGTGCTCCTCGGCCTCTGCCACCAAAGCACACGGGCGTGCGTATACAAAGTGTCACCACAGTCACAGCGAGTCATGCTTTGGAGGAAGTGCAGACAGCAGAGAGGTGGatgggtcaaacaaacacaaaagctcTGTCTGCGCTACGTGTCCGACTGCAGGCTTTTGTTGCCAAAAGACTTCTCGTTAAGGTGCCAGTTTGTTTTGAAAGTTGTCGATGGTCTCTATGACCTCACAGGTGGGTTTCTGAGGGGTCTTTTGTGAGGCTCAAACTGAGCGGCTCCAGAGTGTCTCATACTTTAGTTTAGATTAAGAGCAATGAACAGCTGCATGCTTTGATGCTTTAATGTAAGAATGACAACCATCATAGTTTTGAGTTGTCCAAAAATGACAATACCAGCTGACTCTTGTGAAACTTCACCTCGGCTTTATGTCAATCCTCAACCATTACTAAACTTACAGTTGCTCTGATTCCTATAGTTGCCTTAAAGAACAAGATGCATATGAAAAATATGTAATTAATGGAAACTacataaatgatttaattaaGAATTATCTTAATACACCCCAAAAAGCTAATCTACAACATAAATCTTCCcaacaacaaaatattattttatattagcatgctaacacgcaTGTCGGCTTTGTGATCGTGTTCATATTAGCATGCTGGTGAGTGGATTGACATCTGGACATTGACATTTCCCGCACATCAACTACGTTGATGTTGAAATCGAAGATGATCCATATCTTCAGGATATCATTCAATAGGCGATTTGAATCTCACTGGTCATAAGATATAAGACCTGTAATGTGAGTATCTCATGTTGCCTCACAATGAAACCTGTGGTTGTGGAGGGCTACAGGATCTTCTCACAGGTCTTTGATGAGGACGAGAaggaaagtgtttgtttttcggGGGATGGGCTGACTACCTTTAGCTTCATCATAGAGTCCCAGCACATCTTCTCACCCGGTGCGCAGGGCAACGGGTCCACGCCGATCAGCTTGGCTTTGTAGCGTACcccgtctccatggaaacgggAGGTGACGTCACTGGGTGTTCTGGTTGTTCCTGGGAAACATGAAAAGGGAAAGCGATAAACAGGGTCAAAATATGCGGATAGATCTCAATCAGAGAGTCAAAAGGAAGTGCCTGTGTTTATTTGTCGTGTCTTAATTATGTTTGTGTGAGTATGAGTATTggtgtttttaatttgtttgcttgttttttgctgTAAGGCTTCTTTGTACAGTGTATTACAAaggtttttgtctgtgtttgtaaaTGTACATTCAAGTGTGTTAGTGTTATCATCTTCTCCATGTGTGCGTAGGAAACTTGCTGATGCTTGTTAAATGTACCATCTGGAATATATTGCGATTATGAAAACAGTAATTTATTGATTCTAGAAATGTCGATGCACATTGTTGAAGCGAAGGTCAGCTCTACTCACGTTGTGAAAGAGTTTACAGGGTTTTAGCAACTGTTAAACTTAATGATCAGCACATTTCAcagcacaataaaaaacagtgaCCTGAGTTGGTGATTgtcaaaagacaaataaactCACTTAATACGGTCACTTTCTTTGAAGACAGTTGACTGTCACTGCATCATTAACACGTTATAAAACAGCCACATGTTGTTATAGGGTGTGTAGGCTGAGTGTATGTTTCTAATGTGGGTGGATTGTAAATATTCTGCCAACAATGTTCAACTTAAATGGTACTTTTCCCCCTTGTGACAGATATGACAATAACAAATCTTTTGTCATGGCGGAGCTCTGGAGAGGACAGCCAGAGGAAATGGAGGGTACGTGATGCAATGGAGACCACAGCTGCAGGATAACATTCCATGCTGACATGTTACTGCTTATATTATGCTGAATTTAACTGAATTTGGTTACAATTACATgcattatttttataataacgAAATGCaatagaaataaacacaactcaCTTACTTACATGGCTGCAACAACTAAACTCAACAAAAAACAGTGATATATGTGATTTCAGAAGCTTCAGATTGAGTAAGGTTTACATTTCGGAGGCTtgcagaggaagaaggaaacaaCTTTCTTGACTTTCCAGCAAATATTTGCAAATAAAATTCCTGAAAAGATGGCTAGACATTCCTCCGGTTTCACGTGACATTGTAAACGTCTGAACTGGTTTGCAGTAAGACACCACTTTACAACTCAGTGTGTCTCTCAAACAGCTGGAACAGCTGGACACCCTCCATTGGTGCATGACGGAGGAACAAGAAAGACCAAGGAACAACGCTCCCGTTTCCTGGCAGATTGGAGCCGCGGCACAGATCCGACCAGGGGCCTGTTTGGTCCATACAGAATACCGCTTCATTTCTAATTTCCACGTATGTGGGAACTTCTCCTCACAAACTAATACAATAATACACCAGTAAATCCTGTgttactaaaaaataaaaaataaatcttttttttttttaagttatggTGCAGTAaaactgttgtttttataaGCTAAAATGTGAAAAGATAATATTTTACCCAAAATAGTTTACCAAAGTGATTTAtggatgtatttaaaatgtgactAAAGCCACAGCCACACACAGATAAAACGCGTTTTCTCATGTCCTAGAACTCAAAGTCAAAGTACAGGCTGCCCAACCATGTCTGAAGAAAAGGTAAGAAACTGCGCAGTCAGCTGATCTTTTCAGATCACCGGTTGCAGTTTCCTTGTCTGAGAACCAAGCAGCCGAGTACTTGTACCTCTCCTGCTGGAGGACAACCACGTCCTGACAGAGGTTTGGCCCGGTGCACGACAACTCGCAGCCGCTTGCTCTGTCTCCATGATGAAGGGGTCTGGTTGGAAAGTCAAGGCTGAGCTGTTCGAGGATGcagcaataacaacaacaacagggctGTGCCTCCTTCGCCCGGCAGCTTGAGAAAAAAAGACCGCAGCTTGGATGTAGATTACATGGAATAATATCAGACATTTAAAACGTTCAAAgctcacacaaaaaaacatcttcagatGCAGAAGTTTGATGCACCTCACCTGCTGAGAGTCTGCCTCTGCTCTGACCCCCGCTGCTGGGCTTGACTCACGGCCAATTCTTCTCAGAGTCAAAGGTCATGTCTTCACCCTTTGGCCAGTGATACATTAACATCCGCTGGGAGTCACAAGACATGGGAACCTCATGTAAACGCTCTAATAGGGAGGACAGCCCACACGTGGTGCTGTCCCTCTCTGGGGGTGAGGGACTTTCTGTGGTATTTtcttaaaataacaaatgaactATATGTGGCATActgccaaataaataaaagggctGGTTTTAAATCTCTGCAGAAATAGCTAACTGTGCTTCATAAGGAAGTCATATAATGTCTTACTTTTATGTGATCTTTTTTTGGCAAAATATAGCATTGTGCacttatttttgcattttcacaaAGCTATTGATACTTAGCTCAGTAGCTTTGCAGCAGCTTGTCTAGTATTTCGTAGCTAGGCTCAActtagcgtgttagcatgctaacagttGTCAAATGGCTACTAGATGCCTTCTCAAGTCAAACTCCACACCCACAGGTTGCAGCACGCTTCTCTTACAGAATGTGCACCGAAACTGAAGCAATTCTGATGACCTCAGAGGACATCCTCTTAATCATATTCTCTGACTTGACAAATCTCCAGAGTCACAGAGGATATCAtaactgtttgtaaaggctGTATTACTCACTGCGTTGAGTATCGTGGTAGACGTATTTAgacctctgctcctctgaaaCACCACAGTGAGGAATCTTTGCATATGTGTCATTTCGAGTCCCTTGAGAATTTAGTCAATCTAGTTGAACTTTGTGTCTTATTCTGAGCTTCAGATgcaacaatatattttaaatccacTGAATTATGGTTGGTAGGCTACACATTAgatatttctttattctttgGTCTCCAGATATACTGATGTAAGTTATATACAGTAGACTAGATTAGGTGGAATATCAATATTCATTATTGCCTTTTATGTTGTATGAAAATCCTTATGAAACTGCCTCTGAAGCTTTTACCGTTAAAATGCTTCGTGTTTTGTCGTTGCTAACAGACCGGAAACCAGTGTGGGCTCCTCCTTTTCTGAAGCCCTTCACTGTACCCAGGTGCAACTCATTCGCCAGAATAAATGTTACACACACTCATCTACATTTGCTTCATATACTGTTAGCGTGTATATCAtctgaaataaatgattcagCTTTGTGCTGAGTTCAGCTAACCCGCCGCTGGCttgtatactgtatgtgtatatataatctGTGTCAATCACAATCATCCCATGATCAGGCTTTCCACTTTAGAGGAATTGAAAGCTAAGAGATGCACTTTCATAGATAAATAGTTATGAAACTGATGACTGATGACATGACCTTTAGGATAGCGAAGAAGCTGCTCTGAATGAAAAAACATCTCAGGAAGCCAGGCTAACTTTTTAAACCCCATATACAAGAAGACTCTCATCTCACATTAGGAACGGCTTTCACAAAGATCTTCCTTTAATGAGAGGGATTAATTTAAAGTTGAAATAATGTGCAAACCCAACTATTGAGGTCAGTCAGCAGATCCTTAGTAACTCAGTAGTAACCCGAGGACATGAAAATACTATATTCAATCCACAAAAGACAGTAAAGGGTCAAACAGATTACTGTCATCCCAGCACAGGGGGGTTTGAGTttccttttattaaaacaacaacaactttgggATTTCAGTTACAACATTTCCCAGCATTGACAGTGAAGCAGTCAGTAGATACGCCTCAGGCTTAGCTGGAACCAATGTGACGCGGGACCTATTTATCTATGTGTGTTGTCCGCCTTGTCATCACTTGGCCTTTTTTTGGCAGCAGTTTCCTCTTTTACGTCTTAAAGTCACTCAGCTCAATGTAAACATTCACTTACCACAAAGTTCAGGCACATGGAAACAACTTATTTGGCGAATGTCTTAATGAGGGTGAGGGGGTATCATAACACATGGACCGCATTCTGCCTTTTTACCGTCACTGAACTCCAGCTGAACTTCTGGGTGCACTTTGCATGCACAGAGTGTTTATTCATGAACAGTTTACATGCACACTACTGTAGCAAGCTTAAGCAGAGCATGAAGGATACTCTGTCCTCTACaccttttaatgaataaaaatgatcaGGCAACTAGTAAATTTGATAATATAATATGCAATCCTTTCCTTGTAAAGAAAGTTTAGACTGATACAAATAGCAATCAAGACGTGCGAGTATAAATCACAAAGGATCAGATAAGACTCAACATGGCGACATGGATCAGTTCATGTTTGATTAGTGAATATCAGATTGATTATCATGACATTTTGTACGGACATGTATGTTCCCCCGTGGATGATTACTGGAATGATTTGAGATAATCTGAATCCTCTAATGCCAAAATACCTGTAAAATTATATGATATTTCCCATCATTCTCAGCTGTGTGTTCGGTGTTTATCAAATGTTAGCATGCAAACACACTTCAATAAATTATTAACCTGGATGCTGAAAATTCTATAACTGCCAAACATGGAGTCTCAAGATTGAACTTTTATGCACAACATGTAAAACAATCAAAACCAGCCTTGCTTTAGTACACAATAGATCGGTTGGCAGCAGCCATATTGGGAAATTGAACAAGTGAATCCACTAAAAGTAAAAAGAGTCAATCAAGCTCATCTTGAGCTACACAATTTGATCAGCATTGcgacattaaagaaaaaaatgattttgctcTGGCCCATCCCTCATTTGGCTGTTTACGCCTGCAGATgtgggaggaaagaaagaaaccaCCGAGGAACCACCgatgaagaaaaagataaaGGTTTTTCTTCAGGAAGTACACATCATCACAGTGAGATTATAAGAGATGGATTTGTCTTTACATGGACACCAGCTGTTTGTTGCTATAGCAATGTTGTATATCGCTCTTTTAAGGAAGTACATTCACAACGATTGCAGAATCATTTTGATTTGAGAATAGTAGCATGTGCCGGCCCTTAAAGTGCTGATTCATGTGTTGAACTGATTTAAGCGGAAAGTGCACCAGAAAATCCTTAATTTGACTTTCATGAGTTACAACGTCACATCTTCTGTGTTAGTGGCTTGTACTTGTACAGTCCCAGTGTGCTCGCCACAGACAGATCATACACTTTAAGTGCATTGGCAATtcaattaattacatttaagaaaaatataaacTGAGCACAGACTCGGCCGATTGGTGCCATGGTTTACAGCAAGCCGGAGGGCATTCCGGTCAGCGTTGGAGTTTCCGCGCCATGGCATCACTTAAGTGGTTTGTTTGTTCTGCCAACTCCCTTTGGTGAGATGAGCTGTGGTGGTTTACCATTCAGAGAGGTGTTGTGTTCAGTCTTTTAAGGtcggctgcagagaggaaacgCTCCTCACTGTAAACATGAGTCACACTGAAGTGAATGTGATGGCTGGAGAGTCAGAGCAGGCTAAGTGCATCGGTTCTCCATGTCCATCAGCTTTCCGTTGTTCCTCACACCCCCATTTACAGTCATGCCTATTTGGGACAGAGCTGGAACACATGTCACCCAGCTTTGTCCCAAACATAGAGGACTGCAGGTCACGGCCATGTGTGCACGTGAACTACTGTGAGATGATTGAAGTGCTTTTGAGGATAAATCCTCATTCACTCGATGTAACTCAGTGATCAGAACTGAGATGAAACAGGATGTTAAAAAAACACGTTGATAGTTTAAAGACACAAAAGCATGAATTACACCACGAAAGGAAGCCCGGGGGTCCATTAACCAGAATtaaagtaaatatattttcattcctACACCTTTTATGATATTTAATGCTATGAAATATAACCCTGGTCCGCTCATATCGAGGGGAATCTACAGGTACACGTTGGGTTAACTGACCCTTTTAAGGATATCAGTAAAACAAACTACATTATTAAGATGGCATACAATGACCACACGTGTCACTATGAAACTTGTAAGTTGATTAAAATCGCATCTCATCTGAaatgatgcatttattttcatCGAAAATATGACTCCACGGAATTGAAGCTTTCATCACTATTTATTTACTCGAGTCGACCAGCTGACCGGCTGCTATGACTATTACGCTGATCGCTTGCGGTCAAACCACCCGATCCATCCGGGCGGATGGGTGTTCACTATGTGAGAGACAGCCCCGCCTCTCCTCTCACAGATGTGCGCTTCGACCAAACTCTAACTGGAATGCTGGGAAGCAGACGAGGGATGAGACGTCAATAAATAGTGAAACTACAAAAGACAAGATTGGGGGGAACACAAGTTTACCGTCGCGTTCCGCGATGGAGAGAACCAACTTTACGCACGGACCTGACTCTTTCGCTTTACCGATTTTTATGTTTGCCGGAGGCGCCATCGGGAATTTAATCGCAATATTCGTTCTCTCAGTATCGATACGGGAGAAGAAATCGTCGGCTTTCTACACGCTGGTGTGCGGTCTGGCGGTGACGGATCTGCTCGGCACCTGCCTGGCCAGTCCGCTCACCATCGCCGACTACCTGGACCCGAAGGTGCTCATGATACCACGTGTCTGCGAGTTTcactccttcctgctgctgtttttcggTTTGACAGGACTGAGCATCATATGCGCCATGGCGGCAGAGCGCTACCTGGCGATCTGCTGCCCGTACACCTACCAGCGGTGGCGGGTGGACCGCGGCTTCGCGCTGAAGTTCCTTTTCCTGATTTACATCAGCCACATCTTCTTCTGCTGCCTGCCGGCGATGGGCGCGTCGGTCAGCGAGCTGCAACAATCCGGCAGGTGGTGCTTCATCAACTGGAGGACACCCGAGCCCGTGGCCGCCGCGTACTGCGCCCTGTACGGCGTGGTCAGCCTGATGCTCATCCTGGGCACCATCGTGCTCAACCTGGCGGTGTGTTCGGCGCTGCTGCTGATGCGGCGGAGGAGCGCGCGGCGGCCCGTCACCAGGGGCAGCCAGAGGCGGACGGCGCTGTCCTCCACTGCGGAGACGCAGATGATCGCGGTACTGGTGACGACCTCCGTGGTGGTTCTGGTCTGCTCGGCCCCGTTGGTGGTGAATTCATTTATTGATGTTATGTGTTGAACATATAAAGGGTTCAGCCATTAGTCACGTTGCATTCGTTATTAAAAGGAGCATAGATGCAATAGGCAAAGTATCAGTCAATGGTTAGCAGGGGCTTTCTCATTGAAATTAATAAGAAaaggtgtccaaacttttgacagCTAGTGTTCATGCATGTAGAACTCAAGTACAAATATAAACGTGTCACTTGGATTTGTGTTACTCGTGGATTATTGTGTAGACAGAATCTGGGTAGTAGAATCTAATGCATTTCGTGTGAAATAGTATGTTTTCTAAGCCAATTCGTGTGTAACTGAAGTAATCCCATTGGTTGGATAAATAAAGAAGAATAGtaaacatttaatgtaaaaactCAAGTAGAACAAATATTCTGTTAAAAACAGGTTTGCCTCTTTGGACTTAGACAGTCTAAATTCATCCAAATCAAACACTGTGAGAAGAAAATCATAACATTTTTACTGCAGACTATTCATAGACATCTCTGACctgttgaaatgtatttgtctGCACAAGCCAAACACAACCAGTGATCTACAGCTCATCATATATGGTTAAAATAACGTTTGCTCACTTTTCATCTTAAATTGAGGAATGGTACACTTTTGGTTGAGTGGGGTGCCAGACAAATATTGAAAATTAGGAAATATTCCAGTTGATATTTAAGTGTATTTTAAAAACCttatttatttaacacattttttcctcttcaaaGATCCGCGTGTTTCACAACTGTTTCATTCTGAAAGAAGACTCCGAAGCGGACCTGTCTTCCATCCGGATAGCCGCCGTGAACCCCATCCTCGACCCCTGGATCTACATCCTCCTGAGGAGGTCCCTGTTCCAGCGGATATTGGGTCTAACGCGGCGAGGAAGGAGGACTCGCAGGAGCTCATTGCCCAAAACACCGGTGAATCCGTTTCATCCCGAAGACACGGCGAAGATCGGCAACGCAAACATCACCGCCCAGCTGCCTTCGACCGTCAAATCCGCGACGCACAATGCAGACAGCCTCTGCCAGACTCAAACAGACTCAGGACGCGGTCTCTGAACATCTGGCGCTCTCTCGTGCCGCGAGCAGCTCGATGCATTGACTCCCGTCTCACAGCTGTTGTCAGAGGGATGGGAAAGGGACGGGACCTCGACTAAAATAAGCCTCTCATCTGCGGTTTCACAGACGTCTCCTGCAGAGATGCAGGACGGATCGAACCGTGTGACTTGGATGTTATTAGTGAAGAGCAGTAAGACGCGGTCAAGGCTTTAGTTTGTGCCTTTCACCTCATGCGATCAGGGCTCCGATGAGCTGTACTTTGATGTTAATGAAAGGTACAATATTCTGTGCTGTAAGCCATGTTTTCATACAACAGTGCATGGATACCATACTGTTTCACTAGAGGTTTTGTCATAGGTTTAGACCTCCCTAAGTTACGGCCATGCACAACAATAAGTtaaaattgtttgttttgcatcagGAGCTAAATGTGATATATTCACGTTTTGAGCCAATTAAAGATACGAACGTGAGACTTGGTGTCTTTTATTTCCATCTCATGTTGCTGTGATCAGATGGTGCCGATCAGCTTTGAACCCTCTTCTGATATTTCACATTAACTTAAACATACAGCGATCCTGACAATGAACTCATTCAACTCCGAACCAAA
This is a stretch of genomic DNA from Pungitius pungitius chromosome 7, fPunPun2.1, whole genome shotgun sequence. It encodes these proteins:
- the LOC119216544 gene encoding prostaglandin E2 receptor EP4 subtype-like, which codes for MERTNFTHGPDSFALPIFMFAGGAIGNLIAIFVLSVSIREKKSSAFYTLVCGLAVTDLLGTCLASPLTIADYLDPKVLMIPRVCEFHSFLLLFFGLTGLSIICAMAAERYLAICCPYTYQRWRVDRGFALKFLFLIYISHIFFCCLPAMGASVSELQQSGRWCFINWRTPEPVAAAYCALYGVVSLMLILGTIVLNLAVCSALLLMRRRSARRPVTRGSQRRTALSSTAETQMIAVLVTTSVVVLVCSAPLVIRVFHNCFILKEDSEADLSSIRIAAVNPILDPWIYILLRRSLFQRILGLTRRGRRTRRSSLPKTPVNPFHPEDTAKIGNANITAQLPSTVKSATHNADSLCQTQTDSGRGL